One genomic region from Sphingomonas paeninsulae encodes:
- a CDS encoding alpha-ketoacid dehydrogenase subunit beta — protein sequence MNMIEAINSAMDVALARDSNVTILGEDVGFFGGVFRATAGLQAKHGKTRVFDTPITECGIIGVAVGMAAYGLRPVPEIQFADYIYPALDQLVSEAARLRYRSAGEFPMPITVRSPFGGGIFGGQTHSQSPEGIFTHVSGLKTVVPSNPYDAKGLLLASIEDNDPTIFFEPKRIYNGPFDGHYDRPVSPWAKHEGSEVPEGYYTVPLGKAAIVRAGADVTILTYGTMVHVARAAVEELGVDAEVIDLRTLVPLDIETIEASVKKTGRCLIVHEATRTSGFGAELAAMVQERCFYHLEAPVERVTGFDTPYPHSLEWAYFPGPIRIGMALEKVMKD from the coding sequence ATGAATATGATCGAAGCCATTAATTCTGCGATGGACGTTGCCTTGGCACGTGACTCCAATGTCACGATTCTGGGCGAAGATGTCGGCTTTTTCGGCGGCGTGTTTCGCGCGACTGCCGGGCTTCAGGCCAAGCACGGCAAGACGCGGGTGTTCGATACGCCGATTACTGAATGCGGGATCATCGGTGTGGCGGTCGGCATGGCGGCTTATGGCTTGCGTCCGGTCCCCGAAATCCAGTTTGCTGACTATATCTATCCTGCCCTCGATCAGTTGGTGAGCGAGGCGGCGCGACTGCGGTATCGATCGGCGGGGGAGTTTCCCATGCCGATCACGGTACGGTCCCCGTTCGGCGGCGGCATTTTCGGGGGGCAGACGCATAGCCAGTCGCCTGAAGGTATCTTCACCCACGTATCGGGACTAAAAACTGTAGTGCCGTCGAATCCCTATGATGCCAAAGGCCTGTTGCTGGCGAGCATCGAGGACAATGATCCGACGATCTTCTTCGAACCGAAGCGCATTTATAACGGCCCTTTTGATGGCCATTACGACCGCCCGGTATCGCCATGGGCCAAGCACGAAGGCTCGGAGGTTCCCGAAGGCTATTACACCGTTCCGCTGGGTAAGGCGGCGATCGTGAGGGCAGGGGCGGATGTTACGATCCTTACCTATGGCACGATGGTCCACGTCGCGCGGGCGGCGGTCGAAGAACTTGGCGTCGATGCCGAGGTTATCGATTTGCGCACGCTGGTCCCGCTCGACATTGAGACGATCGAGGCCAGTGTGAAAAAGACCGGACGTTGCTTGATCGTGCACGAAGCGACGCGAACATCTGGTTTCGGGGCCGAACTGGCCGCGATGGTGCAGGAACGGTGCTTTTATCACCTCGAAGCACCGGTCGAAAGAGTGACCGGTTTCGACACGCCCTATCCGCACAGTCTTGAATGGGCATATTTCCCGGGACCGATCCGTATCGGAATGGCGCTCGAAAAAGTGATGAAGGACTAG
- a CDS encoding 3-methyl-2-oxobutanoate dehydrogenase (2-methylpropanoyl-transferring) subunit alpha: MTSEVDSESGRRNLPPLSLHIPEPHYRPGDVADFSNIAIPAAGVTPRPDSAAAAATMRDMVYGLVRVLDDDGKAVEPWDPRLTPERLRAMLRAMALTRAFDERMFRAQRQGKTSFYMKSTGEEAVAVAATFALDREDMCFPSYRQQGILIARDWSLVDMMNQIYSNKADRLKGRQLPIMYSTREGAFFSISGNLATQYPQAVGWAMASAAKGDTKIAATWCGEGSTAEGDFHSACMFATVYRAPVILNVVNNQWAISSFAGFAGGDETTFAARAVGYGMAGLRVDGNDPLAVYAATAWAAERARTNHGPTLIEHFTYRAEGHSTSDDPSQYRSADEGAHWPLGDPIARLKTHLIGLGEWSDDRHATQDLELAELVKASAKEAEKNGILGHGMHQPFETMFEDVFEEMPWHLKEQSAQMAAERTRKWPDKKSGDPV; this comes from the coding sequence ATGACCAGCGAAGTGGACAGCGAATCGGGGCGCCGTAATCTGCCGCCGCTATCGCTGCACATCCCCGAGCCACACTATCGGCCGGGCGACGTTGCCGACTTTTCGAATATCGCCATTCCGGCGGCCGGCGTAACGCCACGCCCCGACAGCGCCGCCGCTGCGGCCACGATGCGCGACATGGTTTATGGATTGGTCCGCGTCCTCGATGACGACGGCAAAGCGGTGGAGCCGTGGGACCCGCGCCTGACGCCCGAACGGCTGCGTGCAATGTTGCGCGCGATGGCGCTGACCCGCGCGTTCGATGAGCGGATGTTCCGTGCCCAGCGTCAGGGCAAGACCAGCTTTTACATGAAATCGACAGGTGAGGAGGCGGTTGCGGTCGCGGCGACTTTTGCGCTCGACCGGGAGGACATGTGTTTCCCGTCGTACCGGCAGCAGGGCATATTGATCGCCCGAGACTGGTCGCTGGTCGACATGATGAACCAGATTTATTCGAATAAGGCCGATCGGTTGAAGGGTCGCCAACTGCCCATCATGTATTCGACACGGGAGGGCGCGTTTTTCTCGATTTCGGGTAACCTGGCGACGCAATATCCGCAGGCAGTCGGCTGGGCGATGGCAAGTGCGGCCAAGGGCGACACAAAGATCGCCGCGACATGGTGCGGTGAGGGATCGACGGCAGAGGGCGATTTCCATTCGGCGTGTATGTTCGCGACTGTCTATCGCGCGCCGGTCATCCTGAACGTCGTCAACAACCAGTGGGCGATATCTTCGTTCGCGGGTTTTGCGGGTGGCGATGAAACGACCTTTGCGGCGCGTGCGGTCGGTTACGGCATGGCCGGGCTGCGGGTGGACGGTAACGACCCGCTGGCGGTCTATGCCGCGACGGCATGGGCGGCCGAACGGGCGCGAACGAATCATGGACCGACGCTGATCGAACATTTCACCTATCGCGCCGAAGGGCATTCGACTTCGGATGACCCATCGCAATATCGGTCCGCGGACGAAGGCGCGCACTGGCCGCTTGGCGATCCGATCGCACGGCTGAAAACGCATCTGATCGGCCTGGGTGAATGGAGCGACGATCGTCATGCCACGCAGGATCTGGAACTGGCCGAACTGGTGAAGGCGTCGGCCAAGGAAGCCGAAAAGAACGGCATATTGGGACACGGGATGCATCAGCCGTTCGAAACAATGTTCGAGGATGTGTTCGAGGAAATGCCGTGGCATCTGAAAGAACAGTCCGCGCAGATGGCGGCCGAACGAACGCGCAAATGGCCCGATAAAAAATCTGGAGACCCCGTCTGA